The following proteins come from a genomic window of Megalobrama amblycephala isolate DHTTF-2021 linkage group LG1, ASM1881202v1, whole genome shotgun sequence:
- the LOC125262610 gene encoding sodium- and chloride-dependent GABA transporter 2-like translates to MNTIEGQIEERGYWGSKAEFILAVAGNVVGLGNVWRFPYLCYKYGGGAFLIPYLVFVATCGLPLFLLDTPMGQYTQEGGITCWRRLCPLAEGIGYAGQLIQVYSCMYYIIILAWALFYLIFSFSSQLPWASCDNMWNTDDCVNLAAKNLTLNWTTLINSTSAATEFWERRVLALSGGIEEVGRINWEILLCLIAMWIVSYFCIWKGVKSTGKVVYFTATFPYVMLLVLLIRGLTLPGALQGIVFYLYPEPSLLADSQVWMEAGAQIVFSYSVSVGTLTVLGSYNKYNNNCYRDCFWLCLLNSGTSLVAGFAVFSVLGFMAHEQGVPIDEVAESGPGLAFIAYPQAVAMMPFPQLWAVCFFIMIILLGLDTHFVAVEAVVTSVIDLFPAVLRRVGRREIFLLFFCLACIVGQLFMVTEGGMYVFQLFDHYACSGACLLFLSVFESLAMGWIFGAARMFDVIEDMTNSRPNYIFMLCWKYLTPLVSLASFVCSVVEYKPLTFNRWYVYPDWAYALGWLLALSSILLVPGWLMGRMFAGNGSLKQRWLHLCNPDANLPLTSKQRTEMKETAFTTEMNDLVRMNLEENENGH, encoded by the exons ATGAATACAATCGAAGGACAGATAGAAGAGAGAGGCTACTGGGGGAGTAAAGCGGAGTTTATTTTAGCCGTGGCAGGAAATGTGGTTGGACTGGGTAACGTGTGGAGGTTTCCTTACCTCTGCTACAAGTACGGAGGAG GTGCGTTCCTGATACCATACCTGGTGTTTGTGGCTACTTGTGGGCTTCCTCTGTTCCTGCTAGACACACCAATGGGACAATACACACAGGAAGGAGGCATTACATGTTGGCGTCGTCTCTGTCCACTGGCTGAGG GTATCGGCTATGCAGGACAGCTTATTCAGGTGTACAGCTGCATGTATTACATCATCATTCTGGCCTGGGCGCTTTTCTACCTCATCTTCTCTTTTAGTTCCCAACTTCCATGGGCCAGCTGTGACAACATGTGGAACACAG ATGACTGTGTAAATCTTGCTGCAAAGAATCTGACCCTCAATTGGACAACACTGATTAATTCAACCTCTGCAGCTACTGAGTTCTGGGA ACGCAGAGTACTGGCTCTCTCTGGGGGTATTGAGGAGGTTGGTAGGATAAACTGGGAGATTCTTCTGTGTCTCATTGCAATGTGGATCGTATCTTATTTCTGCATCTGGAAAGGAGTCAAATCTACAGGCAAG GTGGTGTATTTCACAGCTACCTTTCCTTATGTGATGTTGCTGGTCTTGCTGATTCGTGGTTTGACTCTTCCTGGAGCTCTGCAGGGGATTGTGTTTTACTTGTACCCTGAACCGTCCCTTCTTGCTGACTCACAG gtttgGATGGAGGCCGGAGCTCAGATTGTTTTCTCCTATAGTGTGTCTGTTGGCACTCTCACTGTATTGGGCAGttacaataaatacaacaacaaCTGCTACAG GGACTGCTTTTGGCTTTGCCTTCTGAACAGTGGCACCAGTTTGGTGGCTGGATTTGCTGTGTTCTCAGTCCTGGGCTTCATGGCCCACGAACAGGGTGTCCCCATTGACGAGGTGGCAGAATCAG ggCCAGGACTAGCATTCATAGCTTATCCACAGGCAGTAGCCATGATGCCTTTCCCTCAGCTGTGGGCTGTTTGTTTCTTCATCATGATTATTTTACTGGGGCTAGATACTCAT TTTGTTGCAGTGGAAGCTGTCGTTACATCAGTGATCGATCTGTTCCCCGCAGTTCTGCGTAGAGTGGGACGCAGAGAAATTTTCCTCCTGTTCTTTTGTCTTGCTTGCATTGTCGGGCAGCTCTTCATGGTTACAGAG GGGGGGATGTATGTATTCCAGTTGTTTGACCACTATGCCTGCAGTGGAGCCTGtcttctctttctgtctgtgtTTGAGTCTCTGGCCATGGGTTGGATCTTTG GAGCTGCGAGAATGTTTGACGTCATTGAAGACATGACCAACTCACGACCCAACTACATATTCATGCTGTGCTGGAAATACCTGACTCCTCTCGTGTCCTTG GCATCTTTTGTCTGTTCTGTGGTGGAGTACAAGCCCCTGACTTTTAACCGTTGGTATGTGTACCCGGACTGGGCATATGCACTAGGCTGGTTACTGGCCCTGTCCTCCATTCTGCTGGTGCCTGGATGGCTGATGGGCCGAATGTTTGCTGGGAACGGAAGCCTGAAACAG CGTTGGCTTCACCTGTGTAATCCAGACGCAAACCTTCCTCTCACCAGTAAGCAACGAACTGAAATGAAGGAAACTGCTTTCACCACAGAGATGAATGACTTAGTCAGGATGAATTTAGAGGAAAATGAAAACGGACACTGA